One Streptomyces mobaraensis NBRC 13819 = DSM 40847 DNA segment encodes these proteins:
- a CDS encoding MFS transporter, which produces MVDFFIVNVALPAIDRDLHAGPALLEMVVGGYGVAYAVLLVLGGRLGDMVGRRRMFLWGTAAFGVTSVACGLAPDAWTLVVARVAQGAASALLLPQALATIQAATHGERRTRAMSFYSATAGVSSVVGQMLGGFLVSADIAGSGWRPIFLVNAPLSVIALLMAARLIPETRSDRPTKVDGAGTVLLSVALVSLLVPLTEGRSTGWPVWAWALLVLFPFAAAAFWVVERRLEAAGRTPLVPPSLLRIRSVRSGLAVLVPFSLGWGGYMFVVAVVLQDGLRLDPTEAGLALVPLCVAFFVGSLLGPRLGARYGRRAVTAGTLVQAAGVLGMVLTFHWGWDGLGVWGPMPALAVQGLGQGLLLPPTLRAVLSEVPATQAGVGSGVMVTTQQSFMALGVATLGSLFLSLSSSMGMRDAVVTTFGVQLVAVAATVVLSTRLPRGVS; this is translated from the coding sequence TGCTGGTGCTCGGCGGCCGGCTGGGCGACATGGTGGGCCGGCGCCGGATGTTCCTCTGGGGAACGGCCGCGTTCGGAGTGACGTCCGTGGCGTGCGGTCTGGCGCCGGACGCCTGGACCCTGGTGGTCGCCCGTGTCGCGCAGGGCGCCGCCTCGGCGCTGTTGCTGCCGCAGGCGCTGGCGACGATCCAGGCGGCGACCCACGGCGAGCGGCGCACCCGGGCGATGAGCTTCTACAGCGCCACCGCCGGCGTGTCGAGCGTGGTCGGCCAGATGCTGGGCGGCTTCCTGGTCTCCGCCGACATCGCGGGCTCCGGCTGGCGCCCGATCTTCCTGGTCAACGCGCCGCTCTCGGTGATCGCGCTGCTGATGGCGGCACGGCTGATCCCGGAGACGCGCTCGGACCGGCCGACCAAGGTGGACGGCGCGGGCACGGTCCTGCTCTCGGTGGCCCTGGTCTCGCTGCTGGTGCCGCTGACGGAGGGGCGTTCGACCGGGTGGCCGGTGTGGGCCTGGGCGCTGCTGGTCCTCTTCCCGTTCGCCGCGGCGGCCTTCTGGGTGGTGGAACGGCGGCTGGAGGCCGCCGGACGGACCCCGCTGGTGCCGCCGTCCCTGCTGCGGATCCGCTCGGTCCGCAGCGGCCTCGCGGTGCTGGTGCCGTTCTCACTGGGCTGGGGCGGCTACATGTTCGTCGTGGCCGTGGTGCTGCAGGACGGGCTGCGGCTCGACCCGACCGAGGCCGGACTCGCCCTGGTGCCGCTGTGCGTCGCCTTCTTCGTGGGGTCCCTGCTCGGCCCCCGGCTGGGCGCCCGCTACGGCCGCCGCGCGGTGACCGCCGGAACGCTGGTGCAGGCCGCCGGCGTGCTGGGGATGGTCCTGACGTTCCACTGGGGCTGGGACGGCCTCGGCGTCTGGGGCCCGATGCCCGCGCTGGCCGTGCAGGGCCTGGGCCAGGGCCTGCTGCTGCCGCCCACGCTGCGGGCGGTGCTGAGCGAGGTCCCGGCGACGCAGGCGGGAGTGGGCAGCGGGGTGATGGTCACCACGCAGCAGTCGTTCATGGCGCTGGGCGTGGCGACGCTCGGTTCGCTGTTCCTGTCGCTGTCCTCCTCGATGGGCATGCGGGACGCGGTGGTGACGACGTTCGGGGTGCAGTTGGTGGCGGTGGCGGCGACGGTGGTACTGAGCACGCGGCTGCCGAGGGGAGTGAGCTGA
- a CDS encoding aldo/keto reductase gives MLYRTLGATGPQVSALGLGCMGMSALYGEADRTESIATLHAALDAGVTLLDTGDFYAMGHNEMLIGEALRSAPAAHRERALTSVKFGALRDPDGGWSGYDGRPAAVRNFAAYSLQRLGVDHIDVYRIARVDPDVPIEETVGAIAELVQAGHVRHIGLSEVGADTLRRAAAVAPISDLQIEYSLISRGIEDRILPTARELGIGVTAYGVLSRGLISGHFGRDRRLAADDFRGVSPRFQGENLQRNLDLVDALRKVAEQRGATVAQTAIAWVLAQGTDIVPLVGARTRERLGEALGALDVTLGPDDLAAIETAIPADAAAGERYPADQMAHLDSER, from the coding sequence GTGCTGTACCGCACCCTCGGCGCCACCGGCCCCCAGGTCTCCGCCCTCGGCCTCGGCTGCATGGGCATGTCCGCCCTCTACGGCGAGGCCGACCGGACCGAGTCGATCGCCACCCTCCACGCCGCCCTGGACGCGGGTGTCACCCTGCTCGACACCGGTGACTTCTACGCCATGGGCCACAACGAGATGCTCATCGGCGAGGCGCTGCGCTCCGCCCCGGCCGCCCACCGCGAACGGGCGCTCACCAGCGTCAAGTTCGGCGCCCTGCGCGACCCGGACGGCGGCTGGTCGGGCTACGACGGCCGCCCGGCGGCGGTGCGGAACTTCGCCGCCTACTCGCTGCAGCGGCTGGGCGTCGACCACATCGACGTCTACCGGATCGCCCGCGTCGACCCCGACGTGCCGATCGAGGAGACCGTCGGCGCCATCGCCGAGCTGGTCCAGGCCGGGCACGTCCGCCACATCGGCCTGTCCGAAGTGGGCGCCGACACCCTGCGCCGGGCCGCCGCCGTCGCACCGATCTCCGACCTCCAGATCGAGTACTCGCTGATCTCGCGGGGCATCGAGGACCGCATCCTCCCGACCGCCCGCGAGCTGGGCATCGGCGTGACCGCCTACGGCGTCCTCTCCCGCGGCCTGATCAGCGGCCACTTCGGCCGCGACCGCCGGCTCGCCGCCGACGACTTCCGCGGGGTGAGCCCCCGCTTCCAGGGCGAGAACCTCCAGCGCAACCTGGACCTGGTCGACGCCCTGCGCAAGGTCGCCGAGCAGCGGGGCGCGACGGTCGCCCAGACGGCCATCGCCTGGGTCCTCGCCCAGGGCACCGACATCGTCCCCCTGGTGGGCGCCCGCACCCGCGAGCGGCTCGGGGAGGCGCTCGGCGCGCTGGACGTCACCCTGGGCCCCGACGACCTCGCCGCCATCGAGACGGCCATACCCGCGGACGCGGCGGCGGGCGAGCGCTACCCGGCGGACCAGATGGCACACCTGGACAGCGAGCGGTGA